A window of Solanum stenotomum isolate F172 chromosome 3, ASM1918654v1, whole genome shotgun sequence contains these coding sequences:
- the LOC125860264 gene encoding glucan endo-1,3-beta-glucosidase: MDKVFNTPLAHLLGALLVLLAPIFLQGVEGTIGVNYGTVADDLPPPVQVASFLRDSTFIRRVRLFDANPEILKAFARTGISVTVNVPNDLIPQLTMLSFAQQWVEINVLPYVPATNIVRILVGNEVISTANKLLIVSLVPAMETLQAALVEKSLDRHIRISTPHFLGILSNSSPPSTGKFRPGYDIHVLKPLLEFLRATNSPFMINPYPFFDSSDNTLDYALFRPNPGVFDETTQLTYTNMLDAQLDAVFSALKLLDFEDIEIVIAETGWPSRGDPGQAGVDTGIAAEYNKKLIQHVMSGIGTPLMPNRTFETYIFALFNEDLKPGPTCERNFGLFKPDMTPVYDIGIVHPRVANAAANTDHSHTNSRTNLLLLLLVCLMCF; this comes from the exons ATGGATAAGGTTTTCAACACACCCCTGGCTCATCTGCTCGGTGCATTGCTTGTTCTTCTTGCACCAATTTTCCTTCAAG gagttgaaggaacaattggTGTCAATTATGGTACAGTTGCTGACGACCTCCCTCCGCCAGTCCAAGTTGCAAGCTTCCTCCGTGACTCCACCTTTATTCGTCGTGTGAGGCTCTTTGACGCTAACCCAGAAATCTTGAAAGCATTTGCTCGCACTGGCATTTCAGTGACTGTAAATGTGCCCAATGATCTAATTCCGCAGCTTACCATGTTGAGTTTTGCCCAACAATGGGTGGAAATTAACGTCCTGCCTTACGTCCCTGCCACCAACATAGTGAGAATACTTGTTGGCAATGAAGTAATTTCAACTGCCAACAAGTTACTAATTGTGAGCCTAGTCCCTGCTATGGAAACCCTCCAGGCTGCCCTAGTTGAAAAGTCCTTGGACCGTCACATCCGAATTTCTACTCCACACTTCCTAGGTATACTCTCAAATTCAAGCCCACCTTCTACTGGGAAATTTAGACCAGGCTATGACATCCATGTTCTCAAGCCATTGCTTGAGTTCCTTAGAGCTACTAATTCACCATTCATGATAAACCCATATCCATTTTTTGATTCTTCTGATAACACACTTGATTATGCACTCTTTAGGCCTAATCCAGGGGTCTTCGACGAGACCACACAACTCACCTACACAAACATGTTGGATGCACAATTAGATGCAGTTTTTTCAGCCCTGAAGCTCCTGGATTTCGAAGACATTGAGATTGTCATAGCTGAAACTGGATGGCCATCAAGAGGAGATCCAGGGCAAGCAGGAGTAGACACTGGAATTGCAGCCGAATACAACAAAAAGCTCATACAACACGTGATGTCTGGAATTGGGACACCTCTAATGCCCAACAGGACATTTGAAACCTATATTTTTGCGCTCTTCAACGAGGACTTAAAGCCAGGGCCAACATGTGAAAGAAATTTTGGGCTGTTCAAACCTGATATGACGCCAGTCTATGACATAGGAATCGTACATCCAAGGGTAGCTAATGCTGCTGCCAATACTGATCACAGTCACACTAATAGCAGAACCAATTTGTTACTGCTTCTGTTAGTGTGCTTGATGTGTTTTTGA